One stretch of Alcaligenes faecalis DNA includes these proteins:
- a CDS encoding response regulator transcription factor yields MIIASLEDDLVQAELIARILTEAGYECRSFHQGKDLLAALAKPHNFGLLLLDWELPDVSGLDVLRWVRTTLGHALPVIFLTSRTQEEDLVTGLQAGADDYINKPVRKGELVARVNAAVRRMDLSTSATQDSRFSFAGYDIFPEQGHIVLDGETVTLAPKEFELALLLFRNPGRLFSRDVLSSAVWNREIPATSRTLDTHLSNIRRKLQLRPENGVRLTASYALGYRLELLTDPS; encoded by the coding sequence GATTGCCCGGATCTTGACCGAGGCTGGCTATGAATGTCGCTCCTTTCATCAAGGAAAGGACCTGCTGGCCGCGCTGGCCAAGCCACATAATTTCGGTTTATTGCTACTGGACTGGGAACTGCCGGATGTCAGCGGCCTGGATGTGTTGCGTTGGGTTCGCACCACACTGGGTCATGCCCTGCCCGTCATATTCCTGACCAGCCGTACCCAGGAAGAGGATCTGGTCACGGGTTTGCAGGCCGGAGCCGACGACTATATTAATAAGCCCGTACGCAAGGGAGAACTGGTTGCGCGCGTCAACGCCGCTGTCCGGCGTATGGATCTGAGCACCTCGGCCACTCAGGACAGCCGATTTTCATTTGCCGGCTACGACATCTTCCCTGAACAAGGCCATATTGTGCTGGACGGGGAAACCGTCACCCTGGCGCCCAAAGAATTTGAACTGGCCCTTTTGCTGTTTCGCAATCCCGGCCGCCTGTTCTCGCGTGATGTTTTAAGCTCCGCGGTCTGGAACCGGGAAATTCCTGCCACCTCCCGTACGCTGGACACTCACCTGTCCAACATACGCCGTAAACTCCAGTTGCGACCCGAAAACGGGGTGCGCCTGACGGCGTCCTACGCTCTGGGCTATCGCCTTGAACTTTTGACCGACCCTAGCTAG
- a CDS encoding FecR family protein, whose translation MITLRIAAPLVCGLIWGGVVSAQPSGARGENFVYKVLAGDTLLGISQTYTRQDRNWSEIQRLNAVADPYRLPIGKELHIPFRMIPEVAAPARITHQTGQIQVNGQPLGAGTTHLQEGDLIHTGSNGYLTLELQDGSQLSVPAQASLSVTRMRAFEGTGLTDSIIALDDGDVESRVSPEKTGVGRFEVRTPVSITGVRGTELRVRTQQGMAHSEVLEGRAELGTQQRSTPTALKQNQGAAVGTDGNIMALEPLLPAPQISTPERRGGQWNSTIQAVPGAQAYLVQTSTDPQGAKLLSRDITTDTDIQFGASRPGTYYVTVRAIDRHGLMGPDTIESFEGAASLTSSDGQAVVSNFGDPILLSQF comes from the coding sequence ATGATTACTTTGCGTATCGCCGCGCCCCTTGTTTGCGGCCTGATTTGGGGCGGCGTCGTGTCAGCCCAACCCTCCGGCGCCCGTGGCGAGAACTTTGTCTACAAAGTGCTGGCCGGCGACACCTTGCTGGGCATTTCCCAGACCTACACCCGCCAGGACCGCAACTGGTCCGAAATCCAGCGTTTGAATGCGGTGGCTGACCCTTATCGCCTGCCTATTGGCAAAGAGCTGCACATTCCGTTTCGCATGATTCCGGAAGTGGCCGCCCCCGCCCGCATTACGCACCAAACCGGCCAGATCCAGGTGAACGGTCAGCCTCTGGGCGCAGGTACAACACATTTGCAGGAAGGCGACCTGATACACACGGGCAGCAATGGCTACCTGACACTGGAACTGCAAGACGGCAGCCAGCTGAGCGTCCCCGCCCAGGCCTCCTTGAGCGTGACCCGCATGCGTGCCTTTGAAGGCACTGGTCTGACCGACTCGATCATCGCTCTGGATGATGGCGACGTGGAATCGCGCGTTTCCCCGGAAAAAACCGGCGTAGGCCGCTTTGAAGTTCGCACCCCCGTCAGCATTACCGGCGTGCGTGGGACCGAATTGCGTGTGCGTACACAACAAGGCATGGCTCACAGCGAAGTGCTGGAAGGTCGCGCAGAACTGGGAACCCAGCAACGCAGCACCCCCACGGCCCTGAAGCAGAATCAAGGGGCTGCGGTGGGCACGGACGGCAATATCATGGCGCTGGAGCCTTTGTTGCCCGCTCCGCAGATTTCCACGCCCGAGCGTCGCGGTGGTCAATGGAACAGCACGATTCAGGCAGTACCCGGTGCCCAGGCCTATCTGGTCCAGACCTCCACCGACCCGCAAGGTGCCAAGCTGCTGTCGCGCGACATTACGACAGATACGGACATTCAGTTCGGTGCCTCGCGCCCCGGCACTTACTACGTCACCGTACGTGCCATTGACCGTCACGGTCTGATGGGCCCGGACACGATCGAAAGCTTCGAAGGCGCAGCCAGCCTGACCAGCTCGGATGGCCAAGCCGTGGTCAGCAATTTTGGCGACCCGATCCTGCTGTCTCAGTTCTAA
- a CDS encoding CHASE2 and HATPase_c domain-containing protein, producing the protein MSSPAPRNNKLLSDRIRKEWHLVSGLLMLLTLLFSSLRDDFALGKLNNLIYDFTMAAALPQAAPPDIVIVAIDDYSIANLGFWPWRRINHAQLLSRLEQARAVGIDLVFQEPNPAYPDDDLALSEAIHHHGRVVLPMIYDTQRQTVNTAIPMLSKAAKASGYINIEPDSDGVVRRVALQQATPSGRVLPHFTIAMLMTGGDVDLALQALDSSQTDIPHIPFLGRSGHFQTVPYFNVLNGDIPPSFFKDKYVLVGAWGSGLGDTFPTPLSKAGMSSMSGVEILANTLQAVRSNQWVRTPPAWFIALASCLPVLLACQVLIYLSPRATLLSLIGLVFAILLVNWIAMHGFNLWIPPLASLITVLLAYPLWHWRSQEAALNQVTEELNKLQLEYPDVRTALNERLSGLSARNLPHRLTQLHKSINLLRQAQTKREETLRFISHDMRAPQNSILALTSLQRQDDSKLPPDQFLHKMEGYAEQTLELVDNFISLARAEAMEMVLSPLNLSDLLADCLDDAWASASKRSISLNLNDSELVWVNGNAPMLRRAFTNLIQNAIKYGPDGNQIDIDLALDKNTVQVFVKDQGWGIPAENQATIFEPYHRAHENAAGAPSGSGLGLAFVKTVINKHGGDIALDSTREQGCTFIVSLATVDVSDED; encoded by the coding sequence ATGAGCAGCCCGGCCCCCAGAAACAACAAGCTACTCTCTGACCGGATCCGGAAAGAGTGGCATCTGGTTTCGGGCTTGCTGATGCTGCTGACCTTATTGTTCAGCTCCCTGCGTGATGACTTCGCGCTGGGCAAGCTGAACAACCTGATTTACGACTTCACCATGGCGGCAGCTCTTCCACAGGCTGCGCCCCCGGATATTGTCATCGTCGCCATCGACGACTACAGCATTGCCAATCTGGGCTTCTGGCCCTGGCGACGCATCAACCATGCACAACTGCTGAGCCGTCTTGAACAGGCCCGCGCTGTCGGCATCGATCTGGTCTTTCAGGAACCCAACCCGGCCTACCCGGATGATGACCTGGCGCTGTCCGAGGCCATCCATCATCACGGGCGCGTTGTGTTGCCGATGATTTATGACACCCAGCGCCAGACCGTCAATACCGCCATTCCCATGCTCAGCAAGGCGGCCAAGGCATCGGGCTATATCAATATCGAGCCTGATTCAGACGGTGTGGTGCGGCGTGTCGCCCTGCAGCAGGCGACCCCCTCGGGCCGGGTGCTGCCACACTTCACGATTGCCATGCTGATGACGGGCGGAGATGTGGATCTGGCCCTGCAAGCCCTGGACTCCAGCCAAACAGACATTCCCCACATTCCCTTTCTGGGCCGCAGCGGTCACTTCCAGACCGTGCCTTACTTCAATGTCCTGAACGGCGATATTCCGCCTTCCTTCTTCAAGGACAAATACGTGCTGGTGGGTGCCTGGGGCAGTGGGCTGGGCGATACCTTTCCTACCCCTTTGTCCAAAGCCGGCATGAGCAGCATGTCGGGTGTGGAGATTCTGGCCAATACCTTGCAGGCAGTGCGCAGCAATCAGTGGGTACGCACGCCACCGGCCTGGTTTATTGCGCTGGCCAGCTGCTTGCCAGTCCTGCTGGCCTGTCAGGTTCTGATTTATCTGTCGCCACGCGCCACCTTGCTTAGCCTGATCGGGCTGGTCTTTGCGATTTTGCTGGTGAACTGGATCGCCATGCATGGCTTCAACCTGTGGATTCCGCCACTGGCCAGCCTGATTACCGTCCTGCTGGCCTACCCGCTATGGCACTGGCGCAGTCAGGAAGCGGCGCTGAATCAGGTCACAGAAGAGCTGAACAAACTGCAGCTGGAGTACCCGGATGTCCGAACCGCACTGAACGAGCGCCTATCCGGCTTGAGTGCGCGTAACTTGCCGCATCGTCTGACCCAGCTGCACAAATCCATCAATCTGCTGCGTCAGGCCCAGACCAAGCGTGAAGAGACCTTGCGCTTTATTTCGCACGATATGCGCGCCCCCCAGAACTCGATTCTGGCACTGACCAGCCTGCAACGTCAGGATGACAGCAAGCTGCCGCCAGATCAGTTTCTGCACAAGATGGAAGGCTATGCCGAGCAAACGCTGGAGCTGGTGGATAACTTCATCAGCCTGGCACGGGCCGAGGCCATGGAAATGGTATTGAGCCCCCTGAACCTGTCTGATCTGCTGGCAGACTGTCTGGATGATGCCTGGGCCAGCGCCAGCAAGCGCTCTATCAGCCTGAACCTGAATGACTCGGAACTGGTCTGGGTGAACGGTAATGCACCCATGCTGCGCCGTGCCTTTACCAACCTGATTCAGAACGCCATCAAATACGGGCCGGATGGCAACCAGATCGATATTGACCTTGCGCTGGACAAAAACACAGTTCAGGTATTCGTCAAAGATCAGGGCTGGGGGATTCCGGCAGAAAATCAGGCGACTATTTTTGAACCTTATCATCGAGCCCACGAAAACGCCGCTGGTGCGCCTTCAGGTAGCGGACTGGGTTTGGCCTTTGTGAAAACCGTGATCAACAAGCACGGCGGGGATATAGCCCTGGACAGCACACGCGAGCAAGGCTGTACCTTTATCGTCTCCCTGGCCACCGTTGATGTCTCCGATGAAGACTGA
- a CDS encoding helix-turn-helix transcriptional regulator gives MKTEFWRDAALPYVESRRACDSRICYQEHSHPTYSIGAVDGGGSVFTGAPGGPVRLAPGSLVFVPAHRSHACNPLPDQSWSYQMLHLDAAWLAQLWQESTGLRLEAQEPIRVSHEPQLYAAYCELNTLLFSAAPILSKEAAMIDFLLHHGSAQSQPLAPAPPPSAVLQKTLDRWIKGQLATIPLHELAQETGFSRYQLIRAFRRHTGLTPQRWQLNQRVNLARDALRHGDELADIAYRLGFADQSHFQRVFKHYTGVTPGQYRS, from the coding sequence ATGAAGACTGAATTCTGGCGTGATGCTGCCCTGCCCTATGTAGAAAGCCGACGCGCCTGTGACAGCCGTATCTGCTACCAGGAACACAGCCACCCCACCTACTCGATAGGTGCAGTTGATGGCGGTGGCAGCGTCTTTACGGGCGCACCCGGCGGCCCGGTCCGGCTTGCACCTGGTTCTTTGGTCTTTGTACCCGCGCACCGCAGCCACGCCTGCAATCCTCTGCCTGACCAGTCCTGGAGCTATCAAATGCTGCATCTGGATGCGGCATGGCTGGCGCAGCTTTGGCAGGAAAGCACAGGACTCAGGCTGGAGGCCCAGGAGCCTATCCGTGTTAGCCACGAACCGCAGCTTTATGCGGCCTACTGCGAGTTGAACACCCTCTTGTTTTCAGCCGCTCCGATACTGAGCAAAGAAGCAGCGATGATCGACTTTTTGCTGCACCACGGCTCAGCCCAATCCCAGCCCTTGGCCCCCGCTCCCCCACCTAGCGCCGTTTTGCAGAAAACCCTGGATCGCTGGATAAAAGGCCAGTTAGCCACTATTCCCCTGCACGAACTGGCGCAGGAAACAGGTTTTAGCCGCTATCAGCTGATTCGCGCCTTTCGTCGCCATACCGGCCTGACGCCACAGCGCTGGCAATTGAATCAGCGTGTCAACCTGGCCCGTGATGCCTTGCGCCACGGTGATGAGCTGGCTGATATTGCCTATCGCC